Proteins from a genomic interval of Acanthopagrus latus isolate v.2019 chromosome 7, fAcaLat1.1, whole genome shotgun sequence:
- the cd63 gene encoding CD63 antigen: MGVEGGMKCVKFLLFFFNFIFWICGLALIVVGILVQLGMHKNVMIKDPSASGVPILLIAVGVVIFFIAFFGCCGAWKENYCMVTTFAVFLSLIIIIEIAAAIAGYVFRNKVSAVVQDSLTDMITNYSNSTAEFRDSVDKLQIDLKCCGVNSSSDWRHYKPEGNSVPDSCCVNVTLNCGVGTMTDANKVHQLGCHDAMEAFLKKNIMWVIVGALVIAFLQIMGIVFACCLMRGIRSGYEVM; this comes from the exons ATGGGTGTAGAAGGAGGAATGAAGTGTGTCAAgttcctgcttttctttttcaacttcatCTTCTGG ATATGTGGGCTCGCATTAATTGTCGTGGGAATCCTGGTTCAACTGGGTATGCACAAAAATGTCATGATCAAAGATCCATCAGCCTCCGGAGTGCCCATCCTTCTCATCGCAGTCGGTGTGGTGATTTTCTTCATCGCCTTCTTTGGCTGTTGCGGTGCCTGGAAAGAGAACTACTGCATGGTCACCACG TTTGCCGTTTTTCTCTCACTGATCATCATTATCGAGATCGCAGCAGCAATCGCTGGATACGTCTTCAGGAACAAA GTCTCAGCTGTCGTCCAGGATAGTCTCACTGATATGATCACCAATTACAGCAACAGCACAGCTGAATTCAGAGACAGTGTTGATAAGCTGCAGATCGAC TTGAAATGCTGTGGTGTGAACAGTTCTTCTGACTGGAGACACTACAAACCTGAGGGAAACTCTGTGCCTGACTCATGCTGTGTGAACGTCACCTTAAACTGTGGAGTTGGGACCATGACAGACGCCAACAAAGTGCACCAGCTG GGTTGTCATGATGCTATGGAAGCAttcctgaagaaaaacatcatgtggGTGATAGTTGGAGCGCTTGTCATTGCCTTCCTGCAG ATAATGGGCATTGTGTTCGCCTGCTGTTTGATGAGAGGCATCCGCAGCGGCTACGAAGTCATGTGA
- the letmd1 gene encoding LETM1 domain-containing protein 1 isoform X3 produces the protein MGSQGLQFRDLPYRDMEKLRQFRRDFMKAIPLLLISLPPFANYLVFVLMYFFPRQLLIRHFWTPRQQAEFQGLYHALRVQHHQPVLKGLENKSHQVKDSQLQSRLKGLCAKVQSGQNPQVSDILAVRGLFSGRPLGIRWMGVNQMRHISPLLFLTPRLPGFLIGWRLNNHALELLQLDRALSRLGAHQLSDDELREACYVRGLNSTHLGAKECHEWLTQWLQVTSSLKDSEVSLLLHNMVFLSANYPKGPSPH, from the exons ATGGGCTCACAAGGGCTACAGTTCCGGGATCTGCCCTACAGAGACATGGAGAAACTCAGACAG tttcGCAGAGACTTCATGAAGGCGATTCCACTGCTCTTGatatccctccctccctttgcCAACTACCTGGTTTTTGTCTTGAT GTACTTTTTCCCACGCCAGCTCCTGATCCGTCATTTCTGGACTCCCAGGCAACAGGCAGAGTTTCAGGGATTGTACCATGCCCTCAGGGTCCAGCACCACCAGCCAGTTCTCAAAGGGCTTGAGAATAAGAGCCATCAGGTCAAAGACAGTCAGCTGCAGAGTCGCCTTAAGGGCCTGTGTGCTAAA GTGCAAAGTGGACAAAACCCTCAAGTGTCTGACATCCTTGCCGTTCGGGGCCTGTTCTCTGGACGCCCTCTGGGTATAAGATGGATGGGAGTGAATCAGATG AGACACATCAGCCCCCTGCTCTTCCTGACGCCTCGCCTTCCGGGGTTCCTGATTGGCTGGCGGCTGAACAATCATGCCCTGGAGCTGCTCCAGCTGGACCGGGCCCTCAGCAGGCTGGGAGCTCATCAGCTGAGTGACGATGAGCTCAGAGAG gctTGTTATGTAAGGGGGCTCAATTCTACTCATCTTGGCGCTAAGGAGTGTCATGAGTGGTTAACCCAGTGGCTTCAGGTGACCTCCTCATTGAAAG actcAGAGGTGTCACTGCTTTTGCACAACATGGTATTTCTCTCTGCCAACTATCCAAAGGGTCCCAGCccacactga